Proteins encoded within one genomic window of Brenneria nigrifluens DSM 30175 = ATCC 13028:
- a CDS encoding LLM class flavin-dependent oxidoreductase, giving the protein MSSQREIRLNAFDMNCVGHQSPGLWAHPRDRSWQYKDLEYWTDLARLLERGKFDGLFIADVLGIYDVLNGNGDAAIRQATQVPVNDPLALITPMALVTEHLGFGLTASLSFEHPYPFARRLSTLDHLTKGRVGWNIVTSYLESGARNIGQQSQTDHDARYDYADEYLEVVYKLLEGSWEEGAVLRDRQRRIFSDPSKIHPINHQGNFFQVPGIHLCEPSPQRTPVLYQAGASSRGKRFAAQHAECVFVASPSKVLLKKTVADIRRRAAEAGRDPYDIKIFNLQTVIVGETDKQAQDKWREYKSWVSYEGALALLSGWTGIDFGQYRPDQVLKHLHTNAIQSAVETFSTADPHRQWTVQGLAEWVGIGGFGPLLVGGAATVADELQSWVEETDVDGFNLAYAVTHETFSDVVELLIPELQRRGAFKRDYAPGTLREKLFGQGARLGAPHPGAAYRRGAALNPAAQQAVGERLP; this is encoded by the coding sequence ATGTCATCGCAACGTGAAATCCGGCTTAACGCCTTTGATATGAACTGCGTCGGTCATCAGTCGCCCGGCCTGTGGGCGCACCCGCGCGACCGTTCCTGGCAGTACAAGGATCTGGAGTACTGGACCGATCTGGCCCGTCTGCTGGAGCGGGGCAAGTTCGACGGTCTGTTTATCGCCGACGTGCTGGGGATTTACGATGTATTGAACGGCAACGGCGACGCGGCCATCCGCCAGGCGACCCAGGTGCCGGTCAACGATCCGCTGGCGCTGATCACCCCGATGGCGCTGGTCACCGAGCATCTGGGCTTCGGGCTGACCGCCTCGCTCTCCTTCGAGCATCCCTATCCTTTCGCCCGTCGGCTCTCCACCCTCGACCACCTCACCAAAGGGCGGGTCGGCTGGAATATCGTCACTTCTTATCTGGAAAGCGGCGCGCGCAATATCGGCCAGCAGAGCCAGACCGACCACGATGCGCGCTACGACTACGCCGACGAGTATCTGGAGGTGGTGTACAAACTGCTGGAGGGCAGTTGGGAAGAGGGGGCTGTTCTGCGCGATCGCCAACGGCGCATTTTCAGCGATCCGAGCAAAATCCATCCGATCAACCATCAGGGCAACTTCTTTCAGGTGCCCGGCATTCATCTGTGCGAACCCTCGCCGCAGCGTACGCCGGTGCTGTATCAGGCCGGCGCCTCCAGCCGGGGCAAACGGTTCGCCGCGCAGCACGCCGAGTGCGTGTTCGTCGCCTCGCCCTCCAAGGTGCTGCTGAAAAAAACGGTGGCGGATATTCGCCGCCGCGCCGCCGAAGCCGGGCGTGACCCTTACGACATCAAAATTTTTAATTTGCAAACCGTCATCGTCGGCGAGACGGATAAGCAAGCGCAGGATAAATGGCGGGAATATAAGTCCTGGGTGAGCTATGAAGGCGCGCTGGCGCTGCTTTCCGGCTGGACGGGCATCGATTTCGGGCAATACCGGCCGGATCAGGTGCTCAAGCATCTGCACACCAACGCCATCCAGTCGGCGGTGGAAACCTTCTCCACCGCCGATCCCCATCGCCAGTGGACGGTGCAGGGGCTGGCGGAGTGGGTGGGGATCGGCGGCTTTGGTCCGCTGCTGGTCGGCGGCGCGGCGACGGTGGCCGACGAGCTGCAGTCCTGGGTGGAGGAGACCGACGTCGACGGCTTCAACCTGGCGTATGCGGTCACCCATGAAACCTTCAGCGACGTGGTGGAACTGTTGATCCCTGAACTACAGCGCCGGGGCGCGTTCAAACGCGACTACGCGCCCGGCACCCTGCGGGAAAAGCTGTTCGGGCAGGGGGCGCGTCTCGGTGCGCCGCATCCGGGCGCCGCTTACCGGCGCGGGGCGGCGCTCAACCCGGCGGCGCAGCAGGCGGTGGGAGAGCGGCTGCCATGA
- a CDS encoding methionine ABC transporter ATP-binding protein gives MIDISQLHKQYRGRDGEPVEVLKGVSLQVPAGSITAVVGPSGAGKSTLAKCISLLERPSSGSIQVNGQDLSRLSGEALRRERRAIGTVFQSSALLQRKTAWQNVALPLEYLGVIPAEIEQRVGHLLESVGLADKAGSYPAQLSGGQRQRVGIARALALNPSVLLADEATSGLDPASTRAILTLLKRLRDEFGLSIILITHEMEAVRNAADAVAELRDGVIVQQGAVRDLLAAPDSLLGRQLFPLEAVDAQGDLLLHVTYSARQPVAADWISHISQLRQLRIDLLGGHIERVGGQLAGRLQLAVRFQGGAVPPEVLVEQLRDYGVIAQVVDASPAWREAV, from the coding sequence ATGATCGATATTTCGCAACTGCATAAACAGTATCGCGGGCGCGACGGCGAACCCGTCGAGGTGCTGAAAGGGGTGTCGTTGCAGGTGCCGGCCGGGTCGATTACCGCCGTGGTCGGCCCCAGCGGCGCCGGGAAATCGACGCTGGCCAAATGCATCAGCCTGCTGGAGCGGCCGAGCAGCGGCAGCATTCAGGTGAACGGTCAGGATTTGTCGCGCCTGTCCGGCGAGGCGCTGCGCCGCGAAAGGCGGGCCATCGGCACGGTATTTCAGTCTTCGGCGCTGCTGCAGCGCAAAACCGCGTGGCAAAACGTCGCGCTGCCGCTGGAGTATCTGGGGGTGATCCCCGCCGAAATCGAACAGCGCGTGGGCCATCTGCTGGAGAGCGTCGGGCTGGCCGATAAGGCGGGGAGCTACCCGGCGCAGCTGTCCGGCGGCCAGCGCCAGCGCGTCGGCATCGCCCGGGCGCTGGCGCTCAACCCGTCGGTGCTGCTGGCCGACGAGGCCACTTCCGGGCTCGACCCGGCGTCGACGCGCGCCATTCTGACGCTGCTCAAGCGGCTGCGCGACGAGTTTGGCCTGTCGATTATCTTGATTACCCATGAGATGGAGGCGGTGCGCAACGCCGCCGATGCGGTGGCGGAACTGCGCGACGGCGTGATCGTGCAGCAGGGGGCGGTGCGGGATTTACTGGCCGCGCCGGATTCGCTGCTCGGACGGCAGCTGTTCCCGCTGGAAGCCGTCGACGCTCAGGGGGATCTGCTGCTGCACGTCACCTATTCCGCCCGGCAGCCGGTGGCCGCCGACTGGATCAGCCACATCAGCCAACTGCGTCAGCTGCGCATCGACCTGCTCGGCGGTCATATCGAACGCGTGGGCGGTCAGCTGGCGGGACGGCTGCAACTGGCGGTGCGCTTTCAGGGCGGCGCGGTGCCTCCCGAGGTGCTGGTGGAACAGCTGCGCGACTATGGGGTTATCGCCCAGGTGGTGGACGCGTCCCCGGCATGGCGGGAGGCGGTATGA